The window CGAATAGATAATTGATTGAAGATCGTTGATATAGATCTGATGATAGTTGATATAGATTTGATAATGACTGATAATGATTGATATAGCTCGGATAATGATTGATATAAATCTGAAAACggagataatagatatagatttgaaaatagaaaaaacagaTATAGGTCGGcgaatagagataacagatataggtCGGCAAAtaaagatgacagatatagatcggcaaatagagataacatgTAGATCGACAAacagagataacagatataaatctgCAAATAGAGAttacagatatagatcggcaaatagatataacaAATGTAGATCGAAAaatcagatatagatcggcaaatagagatatcagatataatttggcaaatagagataactgATAAAGATCGACAAATAGAGATAACTGATAAAGATTGGCAAAAATATAGATAATTGATATAAATTAGAAAGTAGAGAtgatagatatagatcggcaaatagatataacagatgTAGACCGAAAaatcagatatagatcggcaaatagagatgttagatataaattggcaaatagaGATATCAGATATAAATTGGCAACTAGAGATAACTGAtaaagatcggcaaatagagataacagatgtaAATCAGAaagtagagatgacagatatagatcagaaaatCAGATAACATATATAGATCAGCAAATagggataacagatataaatcggaATATAGAGATTATtgatataaataagaaaatagagatgacTGATATAAATCGGATAATAGAGATGACTGTTATAGATCGGCGAATagagattttttatataaatcggcagttagagatgattgatataaatcggacaatagatatagatcggcaaatagagatgactgatataaattgaaaaatagagatgatagaTATTGATcgaaaaaatagatatagatcggcaaataattATCCCAGAGATGAtttaaaaaatagagatgacagattttttatcggaaaaacagatatagattggcaaataaatataacagatataaattgaaaaatcgagatgacagatatagatgagaaaaacagatatagatcgacaaatagaTATAACATATAAATTGGAAAAtcgagatgacagatatagatcggaaaaatagatatagatcagcaaatagatatactaaagatgaattgaaaaatacaGAGATGGCAGATGTTCTTGCTGAGATTGGCCGGTGTATAACTCGTCCGCCGGTGAATACTTGTAAGCTCTCGGTCAAGATAAGGTATACGTCGGCAATGAGAGAACaagggggtgggtacctgcaaaagacactccgacgctcaagtcagtaagtgtttaagaggtatataataattctatgaatatagaatgtaagacatgaaatgaaagttatcatgtgttatgttgtgtttataataattctatgaatatagaatgtattattgagattagatatagaaggttctttttataggcataaaattgatgaatagaattgatgttatgaccgtttggtcattaagatagaaatgatggtcattaagtcggtaatgaaTGTGTCAGTTACAAGCAAAAGAATAAATGATAGttaacgccgagttataactcataatgcataataaagactgagttataaggtgacggatcacagcccccaagctttgtctgccgatcatatgatccaggctaagcttagaaaataaaatgagttataactcggttaaaagataagtgaataatgatatggtgaaccccaagcttagtcgggttattatgtcggcacttattcaaaaaataattgagtgataaGAGTTATTCAATCAAGATAGTTTGTGTGGGGGATACTTTTCcgcttaaaaataattttagcatTTGATTGTATATGAACTGAAAAGTTCAGAAATAGACATCCATTGACGGAAACGATTGTATGATCCGAGGATATAATGGTTAATTGCTTGGAAATTTTTTCAGCCCACAACAACTTATTGATAAATTTCTCGCTCAAAgcaattagttattgaatatttacaatttataGTGAAGGTCTAacatgaataagataaattgagaaaatgaatagGTATAAAGTCGcaacatatattaaataatatatattgtaaaagtaaaatagttcaaagtaaaaaaatatacctTGAAAGTTGATAATTGTAGAGAAGAAGACGACATATATGAATGTCATACATGTCAAAtgtgaatatttaaattttgttttgtaggacatgctttaatttgataataaagcaATAAGATAACAATTATTGAATTATACATTTAGCATAATGTTTCTAGCAATTATAGTATGACAAGAAATATTCTTCGTGCAATAATAGTAAATTGTCTATTTAATTTTCTACAATAAACAAAtagtaacataaaatttaatagcaTAAAATGAATAGTGTAACAGTTATATATaattgatatataattaatttttgatgGAATCTAATTTTAAGATTTGAACTCATCATTACTGTCATTTAATTGTATAAATAAAATCATTAAGCAATAAGAATATAGTACCtaatgaaataaaaattcaattgacatggttgttatatgtcattattgtataaAACATATATTGAGGtttgaatataactaataaatcagtaaatattagttacacaaaatataaatgcaatgaataaaataaataatgttattTGTGTAAGTAGAGAACTTTGAAAAAGTAAGCAAAATTGATAAGTGAGTTTGTGCTCGGATTGATTGAAAACCGAGTTTGTTCTCGGATTGATTGAAAGCCGAGTTTATTTTCGGATTGGTTTATTGATCGATTATGAGATGTGAAATATTATGATACGTAAAAATGAAGCAATTTGAATGTATAAAGTACATACTTTATAAAAAGTTACGatagattaaaatttgataagaggtattaaataaaatattaaataagattgttgagattggttcaaaaatttgaatgtaaATCAAGTTTTATGAACCTAAGGGGAGTGGGAATTATTTTActcgtccccacagacggcgccaattgttcttgttgaGATTGGCCGGTGTATAACTCGTCCGCCGGTGAATACTTGTAAGCTCTCGGTCAAGATGAGGTATACGTCGGCAATGAGAGAACaaggggtgggtacctgcaaaagacactccgacgctcaagtcagtaagtgtttaagaggtatataataattctatgaatatagaatgtaagacatgaaatgaaagttatcatgtgttatgttgtgtttataataattctatgaatatagaatgtattattgagattagatatagaaggttctttttataggcataaaattgatgaatagaattgatgttatgaccgtttgatcattaagatagaaatgatggtcattaagtcggtaatgaaTGTGTCAGTTACAAGCAAAAGAATGAATGATAGttaacgccgagttataactcataatgcataataaagaccgagttataaggtgacggatcaGCAGATAATGAtcggaaaaacagatatagatcggcaaatagatatgccacagatgaattgaaaaataaagatgacagataatgatcgaaaaaacagatatagatcggcaaatagatatgccatagatgaattgaaaaataaagatgacagatattgatcggaaaagcagatatagatcggcaaatagatataccagatgaattgaaaaatagagatgacagatattgatcggaaaagcagatatagatcggcaaataaatataccagatgaattgaaaaatagagatgacatatattgatcagaaaaatagatatagatcggcaaataattATACtagagatgaattgaaaaatacagagatgacagataatgatcggtaaaacagatatagatcggcaaatagatataccatagatgaattgaaaaataaagagatgacagataatgatcggaaaaacagatatagatcggcaaatagatatgccatagatgaattgaaaaataaagatgacagatattgatcggaaaagcagatatagatcggcaaatagatataccagatgaattgaaaaatagagatgacagatattgatcgaaaaagcagatatagatcggcaaataaatataccagatgaattgaaaaatagagatgacagatattgatcgaaaaaatagatataaatcgGCAAATAATTATACcagagatgatttgaaaaatagagatgacagattttttatcggaaaaacagatatagatcggcaaagaGATATGCcatagatgaattgaaaaataaagatgacagaTAATTAtcagaaaaacagatatagatcggcaaatagatatgccatagatgaattgaaaaataaagatgacagatattgatcggaaaagcatatatagatcggcaaatagatataccagatgaattgaaaaatagagatgacaaatATTGATCGGAAAGCAGATATAGATTGACAAATAAATATAccagatgaattgaaaaataaagatgacagatattgatcagaaaaatagatatagatcggtaAATAATTATACtagagatgaattgaaaaatacagagatgacagataatgatcggtaaaacagatatagatcggcaaatagatataccatagatgaattgaaaaataaagagatgacagataatgatcggaaaaacagatatagatcggcaaatagatatgccatagatgaattgaaaaataaagatgacagatattgatcggaaaagcagatatagatcggcaaatagatataccagatgaattgaaaaatagagatgacatatATTGATCGAAAAAGCAGATGTAGATCGAGAAATAAATATAccagatgaattgaaaaatagagatgacagatattgatcgaaaaagcagatatagatcggcaaataaatataccagatgaattaaaaaatagagatgacaaatATTGATCGAAAAATAATATAccagatgaattgaaaaatagagatgacagatattgatcgaaaaagcagatatagatcggcaaataaatataccagatgaattgaaaaatagagatgacagatattgatcggaaaaatagatatagatcggcaaataattATACcagagatgatttgaaaaatagagatgataaattttttatcggaaaaatagatatagatcggcaaatagatatgccatagatgaattgaaaaataaatatgacagataatgatcggaaaaacagatatagatcggcaaatagatatgccatagatgaattgaaaaataaagatgacaaATATTGATCGGAaaagcagatatagatcggcaaatagatataccagatgaattgaaaaatagagatgacagatattgatcggaaaagcagatatagatcggcaaataaatataccagatgaattgaaaaatagagatgacagatattgatcgaaaaaatagatatagatcggcaaataattATACtagagatgatttgaaaaatagagagatgacagataatgatcgaaaaaacagatatagatcagcaaataaatataccagagatgatttgaaaaatacagagatgacagataatgatcgaaaaaacagatatagatcggccttTTTCGGGCCTTAATGATTTACTATATGACCTTTGTTTACAAAGGTGCAGGTAAGTTTGAAACCATTGGAAGGAAATGGGACCTATAGAAAGAAGGGTGTTTATTTcgaggccccacggtgggcgccaattgttcttgtatggatacctggaggGAGAGCTCGGTCTCTGGGAATCGACGCCGAGTTGTTATTTTCGGTGCCGACCTTTGAGTTTTGTGGTAATTCGAGCTTTACTCCAAGAGGATGTCCAATCGCATAGAGCTTTGAGTAAGAAacaggggggagtgtacctgcaaaggcactccgaagttTAAGTCAGTATTCTGTATTATTCGAACTTACTGAAGATAATACTTTACCTTGCTTTATATGATGGACCTTTCGTCTGTTACGCTTTTGGCATTAAGGTCGGTCTTAAAAATGGTGGATAACGTATCCGAGTTGTGTGCCGTTTGATCGTCGGTTATGATAGAAGCATTTATCTAGTCGAGTTATAGCTCATAAATGGACGAGCTATAACGGATGACGCCGAATTATAGCTTGTAAATAACGATCATATCAAGTCTGATTGTAACGTATAACGTCGAGTTATAATGTAAAGTGCCGAGTTATAGTGCATAATGCCGAATTATTGTATATAATGCCGAATTATGACATCGAATTTGTAACGGCCGTATCATAAACAATAAACATATACCAATGATAGTAATATGAGCTGTGAATTGAAGAATTAAAAATGGAAAAATATGAGTATGCGTACTGATGTgaagaaaaaatataacaattcCCTCCTTAGAGTTGAGGGTGGAACTCCAAATGAGATCTAACCAAATTCCTGCCTCTACTACAATATTGTAGtccttatatatattattttgctcatcactaatatttaattattttttaattagtatattatatatttgtatcatATGAATCTTTTACACACAGATTAAaagaaccaaaaaataaaaacagatttTTGAATCAGTGCCGGAAATACCTTAGTTTAACTAAACAACTACAACTACTACTACATTAAATTGTTTTTGCAGTCATGACCATATCAATCTTGTAACTATATCAAAACTAGGATGTCTTATCTAAAATTCGTTGAAAGCCAAGCAAAATATATACATTATTGTTCTAAAAGTGATTCTctataggaaaagaaaagaataaaccaCTCTCTTTATTACCAATTTACCATATGTCACAAAATTTGATACGTTGACTACCAAACATGCAACAATAACTAACAATGACTACGAGATCAGAGGCATACAAATCACTACGAATTAGTAGTGAAGAATAAGAAGGAATATATTCACAAAtcaacaaacataaaattacGAGGATAATATATTCACAAAAATAGTTCTAAGCTTCTAGCTTGGACAAACAAAATTCCAACAtccaatttaaaaaagaaaatagaaagttcATTCCTAAAGCTTGTTTAGTTTTTCTCTATGTCAACGTTGCTGCCTCAAAGGTTGGCCACAAGATTTCCATCCTTAATCATGACAGGCCCAGCCTCGGAGAGAAGGTCCAAGCATGGTGGCAGACATCCCTCTGAAAGCAGGGATTGAGCCTCACAATAACCTCTAAGAAATTTATGAGAGACATCAATACAAGTAAATTTAAAACGGCGGGTTTTCGACTTCATACTCCACAATCGATGTAAAGCTCTCCGAGAAAGATTTAAAACCTACATCATCCCGATCAAAAAATTCAACAAATGAAGATTAACAAAAATCAGATGCGCTAAGAAAAGATTAACTGAAAAGGTAGATGACGATTCATACAGGAGATGCAGCAGAAAATGATATATAACGGGAACCAGGAAATTTGCATTCCAATTCAGCAATCTGAGCCGTTAATATCTCGCGCAGCATCTGGACGCAGCTTATTGACAAGTCAATGGTGGCAGATGTCTTCTCAGCCTCATGCGTTAGTTTTAAGAACCAATGTGAAGCATCATTCAAGGCGTCTATGGCCATGCGCTGGCCAAAGGTGTTGGTGAGATCGCAGGAAAGAGCAATGTGGGTGGAGAGGGCTCCCAGGTTGAAGAGAACAGAGGCCTTCTCCAAATGGATATTGTGCTGAGAAGAGTCCTGTTGTGGGTTGAAGGCATCCTACCAAATAAAGATAGGTGGGTTGGGTGAGGTAGTCATAGGGAACAAAGGCTCAATCATGCAAAGGCATTTCAAATAGCGGATGAGGCAGTCACGGCGCATGGGTAGAGAGAGGTCGTCACGCAGCATTTCACCACGCAATTTGTTTAGCATTTGGAGAAGGCCTTCTACTCTCTCTGCCATGCTCTCAGAGTATTTGAGCACAAAGTAGTTGCGCAGGGACTCGTAGAAGTCTAAGGGCTCACTCTTCTTAAAGGGAAATGCCAGAATAAGTGACGAGgacgaagaggaagaggaagagggagaGGGAGGGGAGAGGATTGAGAAATTTGTTGGATAAGGAGGAGGCATGTCCCATGGGTTAGCCACCAGCTTTCCACCTTCCATAATCTTGAAAGGGCTGTACTCGGATAGGATGAGGTCAAGGTCTATTCCATCTACCTTGGGTATCGACAGGTCCGCGCGGCTGCAACTCCCGCTAACTAATTTTTCAGTTACAGATTCTGCATCATGATCAAGAGGACAGGATTGGACCAGTGAGGATGTTTTAGGTAACTGGGATTTGGGTAGGATGGATGATCGCCTCTGACAAGCCTCCACCCGAAAGAATTTCATCTTCTGGTAACAATGGGTTATCCAAGTTCGGTCAAATGAGAAGACATGTTCGGTTGCAGCCGAATCACTTAGTATCAGATCGTATGCTCTCTGATAATTCTCAAAAACCTAtatcatcatcatcgtcgtcgtcgtcatattgaaaatctaaaatgaaaaaaataaatgtaaaatcAATCAAGAGTCAAGACTGACCGATTTAAACGAAACGGCAATTATATGTTGTTGGAGAGCGGACCTGGCGGCGTTGTTGTTGTCGTGGAGTTGTTGCTGTAATTTGAGCTCGGAAGCCTGAGCGGAGAAGAGGTGGTGCAGAGTCTCGGTGAAGAGGAGAGTCAAGTCGAGGGTGGCGGAGATGTCCTTGGCGAAAACCTTCCAGAGTTCCGAGAAGAATTTGGCGGCGGCATTGAAGGCATCCATTGCAAGGTGACGGCCAAGGGCAGTGGTGCGGTCGCAAGAGGCTCCAATCTGGCTGTATATGGCGCCAAGGTTGAAGAGAACAGCAGCCTTCTCCAATTGGATGCTGTTGCGCTGCGAGGAGACTCCATTCTCATGCTCAGAGTAGAAGGCGTCGTACCAGACAAAGACGATGGGGTCGGAATGGGAGTCGGAGGAGATGGCGGTGAAGAGTGGGTCAACCATGCAAAGACATTTGAAGTAGTGAATGAGGCAGTCACGTTGCATGGGAAGGGAGAGGTCCCCTCGCCCCACCATGTCGCTGCGGCATTTGTTTAGGGTTTCCAGAATGCTTTCAACACTCTGTGCATCGCTCTCTGAATATTTTCTCGCTACCAAGTAGCGTAACGGCCGGTACAGATCCACCGGATCACTCTTCTTCAGTGGGATTGACAGCATCTTGTCCGGGTTCGGGTTCGGGTTCAGCAATCCCGCATCCCCTTGGTCGTGGCCATGGTGACGACGATTGAGTATATGATCAGGAAGGTGAAAATCGATGAAAATTGGAACCACTATGTATGTGATTTAtttcaaatttataaataaaacttCCACTAGTTAATTTATGTTagtatttaaaactttttaacaCAACAGTTACATTgtctcaaaataataataattcggGGCCAAACACTAGTTAGCAAATTTGGGACAAGTAAAACTGTAAAAGGTATAATGGATCAACATGAATAGCAAAATGATGTAAAACTACAATATTATTTTAGGCAATTACTCCCATGAAGATGCCAAAAACATCTTCTCATCATGATCTTTGtttaaaaagtataatttatttatttagcaacactttaaataaaggtaacacttttacttcaaataaaatcaaGCCCTACAATCTATCATCTAATGGTCAAAATGATATATCTTCACATGATGATAATCATtaaatcttcattggagtagcTACTTTTTAGGCAATTACTCCCATGAAGATGCCAAAAACATCTTATTTTACATGGTCCAGATATTATATAAACTGCAAAGTCAGATAATCAAACTTTGGGGATTATCATTCTTCACTAGTTCAACCAACAATAATACAAATCCTTTAAGTAAAGAGTtgcaaataataaataataagactaaaagaagaaaatatgcaGTTAATAACTATTCTAATGAAAAGCCAACAAAAGAAAAACTTATTTCAATTATACTTTTATGACTAAACTATGAACCGAACAATTTACTGAAATGAATTAaagccaaaaaaaaaagtttgaacaAAGCAGGATGAATAATCTTGATCCCACGTAACATCAATGTCATTATTAATCTCATGATCATCATCTCCTTCATAGAACAAATGTTGACAGAGGCAAAGTTTTTTCAAAATACAAAGTGGGGAAGCccaaaaaattagaagaaatttTGTTCATCCACACAGTAAAATTGGATTTTGTACATAATTATTCAATACCAAAGAagaaattcattattttttttgttttattacttTGAATTTGGGATTATCAAGGTTATCATAGAAACACATATCATCAGAAAAGAAATTTTTACCAGATGACatcaaactaatttaatcatgaaTATTTACCAACAATACAAAATGATTAGTGAACCTTCAACCTGGGTAAGAAAGAAAACCGCAATAAACAAAGCAGAACTCATCAATGGATCTTGCAGCACATCATAAAATTGTGTAGATAGAAACAATAAATTTTGAAGGAATAGTTTTGAACAAGAGTAACTAATTCCTAAAGCTTATttagtttaaaagaaaaaaaaaagttaattcctAAAGCTCACATAGTTTTTCTCTATGGTAATGTTATTGTGGTGGTTTGGACTCCTGCAAGTTCATGTCCTTCAATGCCAACCTTAGTGCCTCTAAGGTTGCATTGGCCACAAGATTCCCATCCTTAATATTGACCGGGCTGATCTGTGAGAGAAGGTCCAAGCATGGTGGTTGACATCCTTCTACAAGCAGGGATTTAGCCTTACCATACCCTGAAAGAAATTGTTCAGTGATATAACCAAGATCAGTTACAACAGGGCAGGTTTTCATCTTCAGATATTGAGGTATCGAGGATTGAACAAGATTCTCAGCCAAAAGCTCAAGTGTCGACAGATCATAAGCTTTCTGATAAAGCCGAGGAACCTGCATCATCCCAATCACACAATTTAACAAATCAAGATTGATATCAATTAAAATAATCAGCTGAAGAGCTAGATGATGATATATACACGATAGAATTAATTTACTTCATGAAGGTTCAATTGCTTTTATTTAGACCCCAAAACTTTGCAAAGGTGAGTCATTAGCAAAGTTTGAAGATTAAACAGAGACAATTGAAATTTTAAGAACTAAATTTAGATTCACGTGCTAGTTCATATTATCGCCTACCGGAGATGATGATAGATCAGAATAGGAATGAGGACAATTCCATGTCAACTCGGCAATCTGAGCTGCTATTATCTCTTTCACCATCTTGGCCCGTTCTACTGACAAGTCACTGGTGGTGGCAGATACCTTCCCAGCCTCAAGCCACAGTTTCGAGAACCA is drawn from Arachis hypogaea cultivar Tifrunner chromosome 12, arahy.Tifrunner.gnm2.J5K5, whole genome shotgun sequence and contains these coding sequences:
- the LOC112726576 gene encoding vacuolar-sorting protein BRO1 — encoded protein: MLSIPLKKSDPVDLYRPLRYLVARKYSESDAQSVESILETLNKCRSDMVGRGDLSLPMQRDCLIHYFKCLCMVDPLFTAISSDSHSDPIVFVWYDAFYSEHENGVSSQRNSIQLEKAAVLFNLGAIYSQIGASCDRTTALGRHLAMDAFNAAAKFFSELWKVFAKDISATLDLTLLFTETLHHLFSAQASELKLQQQLHDNNNAARSALQQHIIAVSFKSVFENYQRAYDLILSDSAATEHVFSFDRTWITHCYQKMKFFRVEACQRRSSILPKSQLPKTSSLVQSCPLDHDAESVTEKLVSGSCSRADLSIPKVDGIDLDLILSEYSPFKIMEGGKLVANPWDMPPPYPTNFSILSPPSPSSSSSSSSSLILAFPFKKSEPLDFYESLRNYFVLKYSESMAERVEGLLQMLNKLRGEMLRDDLSLPMRRDCLIRYLKCLCMIEPLFPMTTSPNPPIFIW